The genomic region TTTGGAGGTGTTCATTCACTGAAGTTGTTCTAATTAAGAATTTGAATGTAGTCTGATTTTGTAAATTTTAACACAAGTAAATGATGTGGATGCTTCTACCACTAGTATGGCAAATGAAATAGAAATGCATACCGATAATCGCAATAACGATGATACTTCAAAGTGTTTAAAAGATAAGAGGTGCAAACTTCCCACCAGTTGGAGGGAGGGGGAAGTAGGGTCAATACCCTCCACCCATCAcccccctccctttcctctGTCTTCCCAGCTGCCTGTGAAAAAGTAGTGAGTGGGCGCAGTGGATCTTGCCTTGCCTGATTATGGAAACTTCGCCAGGCCTCGGAGCTTTCTTGGCTCTTTGTGTGTGAACGCATGTGCGCAGAAAAGGCGCGCTGTCTTGGAATGATTTGGTTAAACTGGCCCTGTGGTTAGTCAGAGTGCAGGAGTGCAAGATCTGCCCCCGCTTTTACCCATACatcccctcctctcctcctccttaaACTCAAACACAGACCACTTGCTCAGTAAGACTAATGTCCAGCCAGTCAATGAGCTGCTTATGGCTTCCAGATTATTCGATAAACGTTGGAGCCTCTGAATGTCGCGCGTGTAGATGAGTTTCTGGATCGATCCGTGCAGGCAGGCTGGCCTATGCGGCTTTTcccttctttccttctttctttttaagcaTGTTGCAGATAAACCTGTTTAAGTGGACTATAACTTTTTTTTAGCTGAGCTCATAACTGTTTCCCAAAGTGAAATCAGGTGCAATACAGCACAACAAGACACTTTATAAGCCCTTTAAAACAAGTGCAATAGTGATTGTAAAATCCCCCCAAAGTACAGATACTTTCTTAATAAAGTACGCCGTGATGGCCGACCCTGTTCAATGCAGCAAGCAGGCTCTTATTGGTAATTATTTATCTGATGAATCGCATTTAGTCCACGAGTAGTCTGTTTTGAGTTTAGTCTACTTTTAACACACGAGGGAAAGTGTGCAACTCATAACCTGAGCAGGCTGCTACCGCTGCTGCTGTCGCCGAGCCAGAGCCGTGTTTAAACAAGCtataaaaatgaattattacCAAACGCATGCAGAGAATCAGCCCCTTTTAGCCCAGGAATTGGGGAGTCCCATATGAAAATGTAAGTGGGGTTTTATTTGTGCACATTACGCCACAATTGGTCTCCTTAATGTCCGTCTCATTCATGCCACGGAGTGATTTATGAGCTCCTGAAGGCAAACATGGCTCGCGTATTTGCCTGCAACATGCATACAATGTTAAGAGCTCTGTCATGCCTAGATTCGTGTTGCCATAtatgctgcatttttttttcctctcccactttctctctctctacaaAATAGTTTGAAGGAGAAAATAGAAATAATCTGTGTTGGTGCTTAATCAAACACTGTAAAACCatctttttatgtttaagtgtAAATGCGAATTATCCAAAAGATTTAAAGAAATGCTGCAATTTTGTccgagtgttttgtttttcagtttgtgtACAGTTATACGTCATTTGACTTAAAAAAATTGTAACCTCCAAAGTTTTAAGATTTCAGGAaactgatttaatttttttatggttCGGCAAACTTTTCAAAGAAATTTTAGtcctaggaaaaaaaaattacaccgTGTGTGCCTTCAACGACACGTCGAAGTCTAGCCTATTTATATTCATTGCCAACCTGTTGTTAAATTTGCATAACGTCTCTATCTCTCCATGTCCTACttcttaaaaattatttttatttagtataTTTCTCTACATGAATAattcaagcaaaaaaagaaaagaaaagtctgGAAAATGGATAATAAATCACTCAAACaccagaaaaaagaagattGTAGCAAGTTAATTGTATTCTAACAAAAATATCCAAGACATTGGAAgctatacaaaaataaaaatgaccagGTTCCATAGGCCTAATATTGTATAATTATTCACAAACACTCATAATTTCCATTCCAAGAGAACAAGTTGTTATGGTAATTACAAGCCACGTTTAAGCTGCTTCAGTGATTTAATCTCATCCTTACCTTGTATTAATCGTCAAGTCAAATATCAACAGAATAAATGTGCCGAATATACAAATAACATCGGGGTTAATGTTGTTGTAGCCTGATATTTATTGTCCCGaaagaaagaagggaaaaagGTTATTTGATTGATTCTAGTTAATAGTTCAGATGCTGCAAGTCGATTGTAGTTAGAGACTCCGAGAAAAAATAGAAACTGTCCGTAGAAATGTCCACGGGGCTGTCCAGAGACTCTGACAAGCTCGGCGAGGCTGCATCGGAGAGCTGCAGGCAGGAATCCGAGGAGAAAGGTTGAAAATCGTGTAAAGAAACATCCAGGGCCGGGGGACTGTCGCCATTGTCCGGGCCAGATGCCGAGCCGGGGCCCATTGTTGACATGCAGCCCGGAACAGTGGGTGACGGGTTGGgaaaatgtttcagatttttGTCATTGCTGTTCAGCGGCGCAGCAGCAAAGCTCATCGACTCTCCATTGTGGAGCTGCTGTGTGTTGTTTTGAAAGGAGCAGGTATCTCTTTCCAGCAGGGCCCCGCTCTGCTCGTACTGGGGGACCTCGTCCTCTTCCTCGCTGTGAATGCCGTCCTCGGCGCTCAGCCCCTTACCGTCCCCGTTGTGGTTCTCCTTGCTCTGGGTCTGCCGCTTGTGCTTCATGCGTCGGTTTTGGAACCAGACTTTAACCTGCCTCTCGGTCAGGTCCAGCAGGGCCGCTATTTCCACCCTCCTGGGCCGGCACAGATACTTGTTGAAGTGGAACTCCTTCTCCAGCTCCAGCAGCTGTGTGTTAGTGTACGCTGTTCTCAGCCGACGGGagccccctcctcccccaccgCTCTCCACGATCTCAGGCGAGCCTGGAAAATAAGCGGCACAGTAGCATGGGATTAAAAACGCAGGACCCAGCAGTTACATAACCCTACTGCTCATAAATCTAACGTTATGGCTATCACAGTCCACCAGAGAGTGGCTCACAGCACGCTGCAGCAAAATGGCCGCTGGAGCTATACTGAACCAAACTTATACAGCGTTCACCACCCCCCTAAAAAAATCGTCGCTCTGTAAAGATCTTCATCAGATTGTTTTATAGATAAAATAAGGCTCAGCGTGAGCGTGAACTAAACTCAGTGCACTTTAGAAGCAGTGAGGTCCAGGCTGGTGTGGGATACTAATGAATGCTCCAGCTGCCCTCCTCGGCAAAGGCACTCCATCACTCTTCATTACTGTCACACATCAAAACTCTGCCTCGGCTAGGGGAATAAATCATCTTACATCACCAAACTTTACCCAAACTTTTTTCGCTTCCTTTTATTGCTTCACACACAATAACTGCAAAGCAACAACCATAAATCTGCCACAATGAACCGACTTAAAGCCTATTTGTTGTTTTGAGGAAGGGCCTTTGCAGGTCTTCAATTTAGCACCAGAGAGTGAAGATAGATCACAGCAGCTCTTTCTGCTTTGAAATAACCCACCTTTCGGAGAGAAGCACACGGGTCCGTTGGAGATGGTAGTAGCAGTGGAAGTCGGCAGGTGGTTCCTCTTGGAGGCTTTCTTCTCCCGCATCCATGGGTACTCCGGGGGTAAGGAGGCGGTAGGCAGCGGGCTACATCCGTCGGGGCTGTGTCTAGGCCGGCCATGCCGAGGATGGCTGCCCGGGTTGAGGCTGGGAATGGTCTGCTCAAAGGGAGGAGGAATCAGTGTCGGGCGTGAAAGCGTCGAGCTCTTGATTGATGAACTTTGAAATGAATCAGCGACAGGGGGGAAAGATGTCAGGCACTCAGCAAGCGACGGCTGACTATTGATAAAACCGCTCTCTCGCTCGAATTCGTAATTCATCTCCTCTCCCTGAGAGCCGAGGAAAGTTTGCACGCGTATTTCTTAAAAAATGTTGCAGCTCAGTGATGacgaaaaattaaaaaaatcatcaaaaaaatctccttgtggtgttttttttctatttcactGATTACGGCCGTATGGGGACCGAGCTGCTATTAAACTATTGAATTCATGGAGACAAGGTTGAAATTGGACCGAATTGCCTGTCACATGATTACCTCTGCCCAATGACAATTTGGGGTTTAATCAAAAGAAGCCACTGTCTGCCTGATTGATCCAAAACTCTGGTGAAGAACGCCTCGCTCAGCTGGGGGGGGACGACTGTTTATATTTACATCTTTGTCTGCTGAGTTTATCCTCCTCTCGCCCTGCAGTCCACTCCACTAAgctacaaaatgtgttttttaagaaTGGCTGACGCGCTCACTATTACAGGGAAAGAGCACAGCCTGGGTGCGCGGATTCGTGCACTCCTCTTTCTCGTATTGTTTGAGGATGTCAGTGGAGAACGCCCCCACCACACACCACacaccgcacacacacacacacacacacacacacacacacacacacacacacacacacacacacacacacacacacacacacacacacacacttcacgcCAGTAGCCCAGCTATTCATACAATCAAGAGTCAGCCTTCagaggtggaaaaaaaatgaaacgcTC from Pelmatolapia mariae isolate MD_Pm_ZW linkage group LG22, Pm_UMD_F_2, whole genome shotgun sequence harbors:
- the LOC135932300 gene encoding homeobox protein Hox-A2a — protein: MNYEFERESGFINSQPSLAECLTSFPPVADSFQSSSIKSSTLSRPTLIPPPFEQTIPSLNPGSHPRHGRPRHSPDGCSPLPTASLPPEYPWMREKKASKRNHLPTSTATTISNGPVCFSPKGSPEIVESGGGGGGSRRLRTAYTNTQLLELEKEFHFNKYLCRPRRVEIAALLDLTERQVKVWFQNRRMKHKRQTQSKENHNGDGKGLSAEDGIHSEEEDEVPQYEQSGALLERDTCSFQNNTQQLHNGESMSFAAAPLNSNDKNLKHFPNPSPTVPGCMSTMGPGSASGPDNGDSPPALDVSLHDFQPFSSDSCLQLSDAASPSLSESLDSPVDISTDSFYFFSESLTTIDLQHLNY